From Bacillus sp. 2205SS5-2, one genomic window encodes:
- a CDS encoding 2-phosphoglycerate kinase: MVILISAVSSTGKTLMAQKLLEKYHISYLSMDHLKMGLYRGVENCGFTPLDSTGVIGDKLWPILKGIIMTSIENEQQIIIEGSYILPHYLKDLDTNYSNKIIPVFLGFSTNYIQENFETKIVKHRNAIESRNWPEDRTTKELIKEHNEFKAQCLQAGVRYFEIENDYDKEILNVYDYIEAKKRRIDPI; this comes from the coding sequence ATGGTAATTTTAATAAGTGCTGTAAGTAGTACAGGTAAAACCTTGATGGCTCAAAAGTTACTAGAAAAATACCATATTTCTTATCTTTCTATGGACCATTTAAAAATGGGCTTGTACAGGGGAGTTGAGAACTGTGGATTCACACCACTCGACAGTACCGGAGTCATTGGAGATAAACTCTGGCCAATATTAAAAGGGATTATTATGACAAGTATCGAGAACGAACAGCAAATCATTATTGAAGGATCCTATATATTGCCTCACTATTTAAAGGATCTTGATACCAATTATTCAAATAAAATCATTCCAGTATTCTTAGGTTTTTCAACGAATTATATTCAGGAAAATTTCGAAACAAAAATAGTGAAACATAGAAATGCTATTGAAAGCCGAAATTGGCCGGAAGATAGAACAACAAAAGAACTGATCAAGGAACATAATGAATTTAAAGCACAGTGTTTACAAGCAGGTGTTAGGTATTTTGAAATAGAAAACGACTATGATAAAGAAATATTGAATGTGTATGACTACATAGAGGCTAAAAAACGGAGAATCGATCCTATATAA